GAGTACGATGCCTGGGATCTTTTGGCGGCGACCTTTCCGGCCGGAACCCTGTCCGGGGCACCTAAGGTCAGGGCCATGGAAATCATCACCGAATTAGAAAAAAGTCCTCGAGGGCCTTACGGCGGCGCAGTTGGATACATTTCGTTCCACGGCAATATGGATATGGCCATCACCATCCGAACAGCCTGTGTTGAAAACGGCAAGCTGACGGTGCAGGCCGGGGCCGGTATCGTCGCCGACTCGGATCCGGAAAAGGAGCGGGTCGAGGTCGTCAATAAAGCCATGGCCATGCAAAAGGCCCTGAAGCTTTTGCAAAAAAACATGGAACACCGGGAGAACAAAAAATGATCCTGATGATCGACAATTATGACTCGTTCACGTATAATCTGGTGCAATATCTCGGTCAAATCGGCGCCTCGGTCCGGGTGGTCCGCAATGACGCCCTAACCTTATCGGAGCTCATTGGCCTGGAGCCGGAGGGCATTGTCATATCGCCCGGCCCCGGGCGCCCGGAAGCGGCAGGACTTACCATGCCGTTAATAAAACACTTTTCCGGGAAGACTCCGATCCTGGGTGTCTGCCTGGGCCATCAGGCCATTGCGGCCGCATTTGGCGGGGAAGTGGTGGCGGCCAAACGGCTCATGCACGGGAAAACGTCCGTGATTCACTCCGACGGCCAAAAAATATATCAGGGCATCCCCAGTCCCTTTGAGGCCATGCGATATCATTCACTGGCCGTTTCCAGGGAAAACTTCCCGGAGTGCCTTGAAATCAGCTCGGAAGCGGATGACGGGGAAATCATGGGAATTCGACATCGCCGGCATCCAACCGAAGGCATCCAGTTTCATCCGGAATCGATCATGACGCGGGTCGGCAAACGAATTCTCAGGAACTTTTTAAACAGCATTGAAGCATGATTAAAAGAATATTTTGCCACAAAGGCACAAAGACACAAAAGATATATTTAAAATTCTTTCTTCGTGCCTTGGTGCCTTAGTGGCAATTGAATGATGACAAACGACCATAAAGGGGGAAAAATGTTTCGGGAAAATTTAAATAAAATCGTTCACAGAAACGACTTGACCGAAGATCAGATGGCGCAAATGATAACCGAAATATTTTCAGGCAATGTCACCGACGCCCAGATCGGAGCGCTGATGGCGGCGCTGGCGACCAAAGGAGAAACCTTTGAGGAGTTGGCGGGCGCAGCGCGCGCCATGCGCCGCAAAGCCGTGCGCATTCAGGCCTCGGCGGCGACGGTCGTGGACACTTGCGGAACCGGTGGTGACGGCGC
This region of Candidatus Desulfatibia profunda genomic DNA includes:
- a CDS encoding aminodeoxychorismate/anthranilate synthase component II, whose amino-acid sequence is MILMIDNYDSFTYNLVQYLGQIGASVRVVRNDALTLSELIGLEPEGIVISPGPGRPEAAGLTMPLIKHFSGKTPILGVCLGHQAIAAAFGGEVVAAKRLMHGKTSVIHSDGQKIYQGIPSPFEAMRYHSLAVSRENFPECLEISSEADDGEIMGIRHRRHPTEGIQFHPESIMTRVGKRILRNFLNSIEA